The DNA segment CACATCttataaatttagttttatgtcAGTTGGCACATGTCAAattacaaaagcaaacaaaaacaaattatgaaCTTTTCTTTTGATTCTTCTGTCTGCGTCTCTTtcctttgttattttttttctgtcttttggCATTTTGGCTTGACAAGGCTTTTTTCTGGTCCACTTTTTTCATGACATCTTTGACCCAGTCTGAGTTTGAATCAGCACACTTAATTTTCCTTCTTACGGTCAAAAAACTAGAGTGAAAAACAATGAGGAATAAAGtgaattattgtttaatttcatattgttttCTGCTTAAATCACTATAAGATCCATATTGTAGACTTTGGTTTTACAACAACTTTGTAATTTAaggttatataaataaatgtcaggAGAGAGAAATGTTATGAGACTTTCTTCACTTACACAATTGCATTGATAGGGCAAACTCCTGCTTTCTGGACCGTATAATCTATCACTCTTCTCGCAGGTAGTTTTTCTTTGCCTGTCGTCAAACAGCAGTGTGAAGAAAGCTGACTTGTTTCTGCATAACAAAGAGAAAGTGCGTTACTTTGAAACATAAAACTGTTACAGAACTTCATAAAAAAGAATATCAACAACTTTAACTTTTGATTTAAGCGTTCAAATTGAAAACACACTGACCCTTTCCAGGAATCATGACTGGGCAACAAAAGGCAAACTCACCTGCAGTGAGGCAGAACAGAAACAACACCAGGCAGAAAGGAAGACAATCGAGCGACCTCATGACTGCTGTGTAGACAAGACTCTGACTGAAACTACTCCTTACAcaactttaatattttacactttcATTTCCTCCCCTCTTTTGTGCGCACACACACGCGTGCGCAAACCTCAACCTCTAAAATGGGgaaagtgtgtgtgagagaatgTGTTCGAATAAGCCTCCATCCGATGAGCGGAAAAAGACGCTACTGAAGAGCTCTCGGTTTGGTCCTTCACCCACACAGCTCGCCACAGCGTAGGTAGCTACTGTAGATGAATGAAGTTGCAGTGCAAGAATACACGGCCTAACTATAGAACTACAGAACGACACACTTTTATGACATGTAAGAGTGCGTACAACTTGTGTTACAGGTGTAATGCTTTACCATGTTATCTCATGATCATAAGAAAGTCCACAGAGCGAGGCTAGAGTCAACACTGAGGGGGACAAGtacccagggttgccaggttttcacaacaaaacctgcccaattgctacttaaaactagcccaaaagtaggcCAATATGTTTCAAGGGGGTCCCCCGGGTAAAATTCAGGGggtaaattacgttttttggtggggttcccctggtaaaattagcattgcAGGGGATAAAGATTatgttattggggttgcttcaacccacggacatgaaaaacaacctttAACAGTtctaaagtagcccaatttcacgggaaaactgtggacttggcaacactgcatttACCCCCTAATTAGAAATggtcaaattacatttttcaagctGGTCTGCCTCAGCTGTCTATAGGTGCTCGCTAATGTTAAAATGATTGAGCTGGCCAAATTAAAGAGAAGTAGGTGGGGTTTACTGTTCAAAGAAACAGCGCGTGAATTCCagcgttaaaggagaagtccacttccaaaacaaagattcacatataatgtactcatccccttatcatccaagacattcatgtctttctttctttctttctttgaaattatgttttttgaggaaaacatttcagcatttttctccatataatgaactgatatggtgccccgagtttgaatttccaaaatgcagtttaaatgcggcttcaaatgatcccaaatacggctgtaaacgatcccagccgagaaagaagggtcttatctagcgaaatgattggttattttcataaaaataatacaatttatgtacttctatatactttttttgtcaaacgctcgtcttgtcttactctgcctgggcTGTTTTtctccagttcatgacagttagggtatgtcgaaaaactcccatctcatattctcccttaacttcaaaatcgtcctatatcgccgttttaccttttttgttgaaggtgtttgttttctttgcatgtttactttgcaaagactgggtcagtacttctttagcgatgtaggatgattttgaaattattttttaagttgagggagaaaatacgatcagagtttttcgacataccctaactgtcctgcgccagaatacacagagttcaaagaaagcaaggcaagacgagcgtttgagaataaaaagtatataaattgtattatttttatgaaaatgaccgatcgttttgctagataagacccttcttcctcggctaagatcgtttacaaccatatttgggatcgttttaagctgcatttaaactgcattttggtagttcaaaatcggggcaccatatcagtccattacatgtagaaaaatgctgaaatgttttcctcaaaaaacataatttcttcacgactgaagaaagaaagacatgaacatcttggatgacaagggggtgagtacattatatgtgaatctttgttttggaaatggacttctcctttaagcctcAGTTTGACGTTGAAAGAGAAAGagttaagatggaagtagcaaAACGTTTCATATTTAACAACTATTTAACGATAGAAATGTAAACAACTGACATTAGTAATATCCAGAAATGCAAACTACTCAACTTTATTTCTTCAAATTACAGTGATGTGAATTGAAAATATGGTAACTGCTAATAATTGCATAAAATCAATCTAGAGTTTTGTAATGATTGATATGCAGTTATGAATGAGAAAGAGCTTAAGCGTGTATGAATTTCCTGAGTCTGTACAGCTCTTAATGTTTGGCAGCGTTTACACTTCGAAGCTGTATATTCAATGGTCGAAttaagtgctttgaaacacgaCACGTTATTCTAGGTGTTGACATAATTTCAAATGAAACATAGAGGCAGGGTGGGACATATCAAAGACTATACCCAAGACTTGTCACTCATATAGAGGATTTGCACCAACGTCACGttctggtcagttacccggatgcgtggCCATTGCGGCGATACTCATATGTAAACAGGATCATTGACTGCATGGTTAGTGTACCACCGAAGACGTTGTTctactaatttatgctgtctaaaccatggaaatgtgtggaagctgccaaatcatatagagaaggacttagtaactAATGAAACCTTAAACAACGGAAATTAGTAATATCCAGAAATGTAAACTACTCAACTTTATATCTTCAAATGTCAGTTTATTATTCTAGGTGTTGACATAATTTCAAATGAAACAGAGAGGCAGTTTCACACGAAGCATTATTCTATGTGTTgaagcacatttttaaatagccagTAGCGTTTCGcttatatcacagcttgggccagaaTAGTTGAGTTCGATAAAGCTGCATTTGACAGTGTATGACAGCCACAAGCTTATCCATATCTCTATGAAATGTAGCATTCTGTGTATAATTCAAATGAGTCCAATACATTTTGTGGTCTACGCTGATTCACGCATATGATCCGCACCATGCTATTGTGTCTCTGGACCGGAGCAAACTGTGTGCGCACTGCGGcagttagtgttttttttttcgccCCACTGGAAAGCATCTTTACACTGTTCTCTATCcactatatagtgcactacatGCCATTCTGTTATGGCCAGTCTGAACAATGTCATTGTACTGTTGCAGACTAAAATATGCAACCATCACTACCCACCACAAAAACCTGACCTAGCTTTCATTTACCTCACTGACctgcttttattttacaaaaaggcTCAGAAGTACCCCTCACTGTGGTATGTGACAGATATAGACAtcaatttgtaatttatattttacatttaaaatgttgctcTACTGAAAACCTGACACATTAGCACGACTTTATGGAAAACACATCACCAACCAACCTATTCTTTAAGCACCCACATTTTCTCACAAAACCCACCCTGTGACTACTCCACCTCCTCTCAAACCTAGTTGTGGGGAGCTTCATGCATCATGTAAGGGGAAAGGGCATTCAGTTCAGACCATACACACATGCACTGTCTAAACATGTATCACGTGCTAGTATCATttgtaaaaatggaaaaaaggtattaaaatgttttataatgtaataagtATCAGTAAGATACAGTTTGAATAATGTATTTGTACAGTGAAAGTGGAAATCCCAGGGAACACTTTATTATGTTCTTCGGGattaacattcattcattcatgcacttatttttattttattttattttattttattttattttattttattttattttattttattttattttattttatttttttggccagTAAATGTATTACTGAAATTCCAAGTTTATAACCACACTGGggcaaaaacaacaataacaacaacattaaaaacagtgaaCATGGTGacatgaaaaaattatatttatgccACATAATGTAAAGTAAAGCAAGACACCCCAAAAAACctaatagatatatatatatatatatatatatatacagtatatttctCTAGTAGATtaactacaataaaaatagtaaaccttttttttttttttttgacatgttaaatttataaatttatatgtaaataagcATTGACTAATTAAATAAGCACCAATCAGCATACATTTCtataacatttacagataatgtactcacccccttgacatccaagatgttcatgtctttctttcttcagtcataaagaaattatgttttttgaggaaaacatttcagcatttttctccatatcatggactggtatggtctcccccgagtttgaacttccaaaatgtagtttaaatgcggcttcaaatgatcccaaatgttgTTGTAAAAGATCCCCCAGCtgagcgaaatgattggttattttcattgaaaaagtacaatttaaatacactgtaaaaaacaatttgttgagtcaacttaaaataatctgtaacctggctgccttaaaattttaagttcagtcaactcaaaaaaagtttattcaacttgaaatgttaaattgttaaagtgacaacttagatatttgagttgaatcaacttaaaattttaaggcagctgggttacttacccatctgttaagtttcgcaaacacaaatatctaagttgttacttagtacaacttaaaatttcaagttgactaaacttattttagttgactgaacttaaaattttaaggcagcaaggaaacattattttaagctgactcaacaaattgtgttttttattttttacagtgtactttttaatctcaaatgcttgtcttgccttgctctgcctgaactgtgtattctggctcaagacagttggggtatgtggaaaaaatgattgtattttctccctcaacttcaaaaatcatttaaaaattattgtacatcgctgcagaagtaccgacccagtctttgcaaagtgaacatgcaaaggtcaaacatccttaacaaaaaaggtaaaacagcgatatagggcgatttttaagttgaagtttttcaacatacactaactgtcatgaaccggaaaaaaacagttcagcagagtaagacaagacgagcgtttgacattaaaaagtatataaattgtattatttttatgaaaataactaattgttttgctagataagacccaacTTTTTgcagtttacaaccgcatttgggatcgtttgaagccacatttaaactgcattttggaagttcaaactcgggacaccatagaagtccactatatgaagaaaaatgcttaaatgttttcctcaaaaaacataatttttttacgaatgaagaaagaaagacatgaacatcttggatgacaagggggtgagtacattatctgtaaatctttgttctggaagtggacttctcctttaaaggtttTTGGAATTCTCTTCTATTCATAAatctgaaaatgcattttttataagtaaagtattatataaaatcataCATATATTTGAACAAATATCTCTGTAAAAGATAGATgggaataaaaatttaaaacctGGCGTATGTAAGTGCTGCGGTGTAGGGGCCCCAATAACCAAAACTAGCAAGTACAACCACCAAACCACCAACCCAGCCCCCCTATATTTATACCATGGTTAATGGAAACCTTGAATCAggctattaattaattatttattataaattattgaaATCTTTTATAAGCTCTAACTTAATGTACAAACCAAACGGAGCAGCATGTGACTGAAGCGCAGTTCTTGATCGTTGCTCGAATCACCGTATACACTGCAGGTATAGACCAGTACAGTTGGTAAACTTTTTGCTTTTTACGTTGCCACACCAAAACTAGGGACTGAAAAGAATTGATTTTTCATATGACATTTCCTTTACTTGTCAACTAAAACATTAATACTTATTAACAGTAGGTCATATTTGCCACAACTGACTCATAAACACAAGAAGCTTTTTTCACAAGAAGTACCCGAGTACAGTTAAAACACACATCCGTAATGATGTGAAGCTGCCCAACCAATTCACTGCAAATGTAAAATaccttcaaaaaatattttatttaaaaaatattttaaataatactattcagtattttatttaattatttgtttagttgAAGTCGTGCTAatattctggggaaaaaaatagcactcttgcttgtgtgatattgcactctaaaaaatgctgcttGTGTTGTTACTGCTGGGTAAGGACGTTGGGTTGACttaacccaatttgggttaaaAACTGGTCTTAATTTATTACCCAGAAAGAAAGTTCATTTGTAAACACTGTACAGTAATGGCAAATGGCGATATAATAATTCATCATTTTAATAGTAGCAGTTGAAAAGTTgagtaacattaaaaaacactgaacaattgcaaacagcaataataaaacagatcaaatgaaatgacctttacttgccttaaatcATCTTTCCCTCTCTTATTAATAAGCTGAGAAGATCGCCTCCTCACACATAGGCTTCTGTGTTGTTTGCTTCAGAGTTGGTTTGAGTTCTGCAATGAAACAcacagacatcagtggtttaaataaaatgtgcacaagtcatcatactgttgttacatcaaaatgtgaaataaacagGCAGGAGACAATggaaacatgtattttctaaaaaaataacttgcatCAATCCTGAAATAATGAAGCTTTCCTATGTCTCTGGCTTTCAACATctacaaaaaagcaaacattctTTTACTATTAGTCCTAAAAAACTGATAATATGgaattatgacctttacttgccttatacTGTCTTTCCGTCTCTTCTGAAGAAGCCGAGACGATCGCCTCCTCACACACACGGGCTAACGTGACGTTAACTCTAAACAAGTCTGAAATATTACATGCAAAGCAttacttttaacaattaaaacttaATCAAACTCAAAATAATTAGGCTAGTCTTCATTACACAAAGCCGCCCTCTTTAGGAAACTACTTTAAGTTTAATTGCAAAAAAGAAGTTAACAAATTAACATGTAAATCTGTTAACAACCCTTTATTAACACCTAAAATCTTCTGTAAATATGACATAAGAGGTATCGCTTCCATTCAGTAGAAAAGGCCGTTAAGACTATTTCTGAGGCGAAAACCGCGTCAGCAGTAAATCCCAAAATACTCCTGGACAAACAATGAATgatgactttacatttttaatctttaccTACCGAAAATCGTCCTTCACTGGCTTCCATCTGCAGACGCGGAGCAAATTGCGGCTTCTCGCACTGGTGAAGTCCGATGTGAACACGACGTGCGTCCTCTCTCTCGAGTCCGCGTTCCTAACCCAGCTAACCTAAGACCGGCTTTTAACCCAACCCGTTAAATCAACCCAACGCCCTTACCCAGCAGtaacaacccagcattttttagagtgcaatatcacacaagcaaggatgcaggttttttttcccagaatatTAGCACGAATGCAAGTGTAATATCAATTTTGTAcaactttttaataaacaagaagttgaTATTAGGTGACTTTTAGACTCAAATTCAATACAGGCAAATAAATAAGCACAAATTACAAACATATGTAAACAGGTGAAACACTTCTTAGTTTATCCTGTTCATTGCtttgtgaatttgaattttgcactgatgctgttttaaatgttggtGTCTGTTCATTTCCCTTGTCAAAAAATCCTATAGGATTCCAATGGGAAACCTGTACAGGATTCTAATAAGAATTTCTATCATATTTTGGAACCATTCCTATAGGATTCTGATAGGAAGAGTCTTATAGGACAAGACATTAATATTCTGTAGGACCATTCCTATAGGATTTTAATGGGATCCAATTAGGCAACTGGTCATATCTATATGGGAATTCTTTATAGATAGTACTTGCAGTTTGCTTAAACTCACCCTGATATAGACATTGTACATTGTATGTTGCACAACCTGCAGTAACATTGTAAACAACATAGGTGATTTGTGCAGCACATAACATTGCAAAAAATTTCTAAAGCTCTAATAATGGAttgatctcacacacacacacaaaataataataataataataataataataataataatagtaataataataatatgtc comes from the Labeo rohita strain BAU-BD-2019 chromosome 24, IGBB_LRoh.1.0, whole genome shotgun sequence genome and includes:
- the ccl32b.3 gene encoding C-C motif chemokine 32b.3, which gives rise to MRSLDCLPFCLVLFLFCLTAETSQLSSHCCLTTGKEKLPARRVIDYTVQKAGVCPINAIVFLTVRRKIKCADSNSDWVKDVMKKVDQKKALSSQNAKRQKKNNKGKRRRQKNQKKSS